The window GCGAGAGATGATGTGCAGGGCTAATCCCGGTGCGTATTCAGTATTTCAATTTAACATAATATACATTATGCGCACCTAAGTGGTGATATGTGGATTCTGCCGTCCAGGCCTGATTACTTGGGGTTTCTCCTGCGGCCAACCAGGCCAGCGCAGCGCCAACTGCTCATGCCGCTGAACAAATTCGTTTTTCAACCGGCCATAAGCCGCCGGGTTTTGCCGGCTGTCTTCTGCTGCCTGACGTTTGATTGCCGCATATTGCTGAGCAACATCATGATGCTTGCGCAGATAATCTCTGAACGCCAAATGTCTGATCACCTGTTCACTTCCTGCAGTAAATGCATGATTGCCGTTTCCCTTGATGTAGTAACGCCTGCCGGCTATGCCGTTCTCGCCGCGCGGCGTAGATCTCATATCATGCATCCTGTCATTCAAACCATCCAACGCCGCCAGGCTTTCAACTTCTAGCAAGATATCAATCGCTGGTTTGGCCGGCAGCTCCTGCTGATGAATTGCCGTTAACATGCCGGCCAGTATGCGCTCTGTCATTTCCTGCCCCAATAATGATGACTGGGCATAGTTTTCTATGGCGCCTACCTGCCGGTATTGGCCAGAAATCCCCTGCTTTTTTTGATCGCGCTACGTGAAATCTGATAAAACGTGGCGGCTACGATACTGCAGATTTCACCCAAACGCGTCACTTAAACGGGCAGTATTTGCACGCTAAATGCGCATTGGCGCGCGTTTGATCGCTTTCGGCACGCACCTCGGCGTTGGCTATACTGAATGGGAACATTCCTCCTCGCTCCAGGAGCCTCCCCATGTTTGATCATGTGAAATTTGGCGTCAGCGACTTTGCCCTCAGCAAAGCGTTTTTCCTCAATGCGCTGGCGCCACTGGGCGTAAAAATCGTTGCCGAAGGCGACCCCGGCTATGGCATTGAGTTGTGTCCCGAACGGGGTAATGTGTCATTGTGCCTGTTTCAAACCGATGAAAAGCCGGCGCATCTGCACCTGGCATTTGCCGCAAGCAGCCGTGAGCAGGTCGATGCGTTCTACCACGCCGCGCTAAACGCCGGCGGCAAAGACAATGGCGCGCCCGGTTTGCGGCCCAATTACCATGCCCATTACTATGCGGCATTTGTGATCGCCCCGGATGGCCACAATATCGAGGCGGTTTGCCACAACCCGATGGACTAATGATTTTTCTAGTTAAAACAGTCTGTTAATTATGACCTCACACACTCTATTTAACATAACATTGTGATGCTCGCTAACCCTGTTCTGGCCGCCATTCTTCATATTTCCAGTAAAGCGGATGGTGATCCGTTACTTTGGCAGCCCCATCGCGGAGTAAAATATTCTGTAGGCTGATGTCATTGACGCTGCTCTTCCCTACTCTCCTTATATCTGAAGTCCCTCAGCCTTCAGTATGGCGTACCTGACGACGAATAACTTGCGGCGGCTGCCCAATCGTACGAATAAAAGCGCGTCGCATACGTTCTCTGTCGATAAATCCTGTTTGCCTGGCGATCTCATCCAGCGAACTGTTGCTCTCCTCTAACATCGCCCGCGCCGATTCCAGCCGCAGATACTCAACGGCCCTTGCCGGCGACTGTCCGGTTTCCGCCTGAAAGATACGGCTGAATTGACGAGGCGACAGATTCGCCACGTCGGCCAGTTCTTCAATATTTAGACGACGGTCCAGATTGCGGCGCGCATAGGTCAGCACCTTCTGAATGCGATCGGTTTTCGGTTCCAGCTCCAGTAGTGACGAGTACTGCGATTGCCCACCCGTGCGGCGATGGTAAAGCACCAGTTTTCGCGCTATAGACCGGGTGATATCGGGGCCCAAATCACTTTCGATCAACGCCAGAGCGAGGTCGATAGCCGCTGTCATCCCTGCTGATGTCCAGTACGGACCATCGCAGACAAATATCCGGTCTTCTTCAACCTGTATCTTCGGGTAGCGCTGCTTGAGTTCCCGGGCATACATCCAGTGCGTGGTGGCGCGATGTCCGTCCAGCATTCCGGCTTCCGCAAGCAAAAATGTCCCAATACACGCTGCTGCGACCCGACGGGCGAATGGCGCGGCGCGGCGCACGAACGCGATGGTATCGGGTGTCGCCTTTTCCATACTGGCGCCAAACAGCAAAACATCGTAATGCGTTTCAGTAAAGGCTTCCGTCACCACATCGAAGCCCGCGGATGTGCGTAACGCGCCGCCATTTTCCGAAAGCAAATGAATGTCATAGACCGGTTCCGGCAACACCATATTGGCGACTTCAAACGCGGTAATAACCGCAAAGCCCATCGGCGAATAACCGGGTGTGAGGATAAAACCGACTCTGCGCATATAGCGGACCCATCATAATCCAATGTCATAAAAAGGTGTTTATATGACATTTAAGACATAAAATGCGAGTGTTATTGTGCTCATCATTGAAAACAACCACCCTGGAGAAAAACATGAGCACATCATCAAATGGCACCGCCCTGGTGACCGGCGCTTCAAGCGGCATCGGCGCACTCTATGCCGACAGACTCGCTAAACGCGGCTACGATCTGATCCTTGTGGCGCGCAATACTGACCGTCTGGAACAGGTTGCCCAACGGATCCGCGATACTCATCATCGACAGGTCCGTATTATCGGCGCGGACCTCGGTAACCCGCAGGAACTACGCCATGTGGAAGAGCTACTGCGTAATGAAACGTCACTGACTATGCTGGTGAATAATGCCGGTTTTGGCGCCGTAACGCCGCTTCTGGATTCGAATGTTGATGAAATGGAAGCGATGATTAACCTCAACGTCACCGCGCTGATGCGTTTAACTTATGCGGCTGCACCGGCAATGCTCGCTCGCGGAACGGGAACAATCATCAATATCGCGTCTATCGTCGCGATTAGCCCGGAAACCCTGAATGGGATTTATGGCGCAAGCAAAGCCTTTGTGCTGGCGTTCAGCCACTCTCTGCAGCACGAGCTCGGGGATAAAGGGATTCGCGTTCAGGCCGTTTTACCCGGCGCGACGGCGACCGCGTTCTGGAATGTGCCAGGCGTAGGCGGCCATGAAAATCTGCCGCAATCCTGGGTCATGAAAAGCGAGGAGATGGTCGATGCCGCGCTGGCAGGTTTAGATGCCGGTGAAACGGTGACCATCCCGCCATTGCAGGACGGTGAAGAATGGAATGCCTGGGAGGCCGCTCGGCGTACCATGAGCCAGCATCTCAGCACTGCGCAGCCGGCCCCGCGTTATCGCCGTTAAGGCACGTCCATTCATGACTTCTGATGTTCCAAAACCGCCTGAGGGATATTACGAAAGCTTATCGCCAGGCGGTTGTAGGCGTTGATGAGACTGATAGCCAGCGTAAGGTCACATACCTCTTCGTCGCTGAAATAGCGCCGCAAATCTGGCACGTGTTCACGCCGGTTTGATGAAGGGGCAATGAGCGTCATATATTCAGCCCAGGCTAACGCCGCGCGCTCCTTTAAAGAAAAAATGCCTTCGGTACAGACCCATCCCTGGAGCGCCGCCAGTTTCTCAGCGCCGACGCCCTCTTTCATCAACATACGCGTATGCAAATCAGTGCAATACGCGCAGCCGTTAATCTGGCTGACGCGTAAATTAATGAGATCGCGCAGTCGCTCGTCCAAACCGCAATGACAGAGGTAATGGTCAATGGCGCTGAATGCCTGGACGCCAGCGGAAGACGTCCGGGTGTAATCAATTCGGACGCCCATTTATTACGGCTTACTGTCTGGCGTGGTGAGCTGAGTATCTTTGGTGTCCACGACAAATACCGCCAGTAGTTTCGCCGGTTTGGTTTTGCTGGCGTTACGGCTGACAACATGGTGCGCGCCAGGATCTTCATACCAGCTTTCGCCTGCCCGATAAGTCCGTTCAGGTTGACCTTCGACCTGACTGATAATATCGCCTTCCACGACATAGGCGTAGATAAATGAAGAAGGAGCATGCGTATGAGATGCCGATGCAGCGCCCGCAGGATAAAGGACTTCGACGGCAGTAAGCGATTTACCCGGAATGTTGGGGATCGCATGCGAAAAATTCGGTTTAACCGTCTCGCCTTGCCCCTGTGGTTCAACGCCATGCGCCAAAACGGTTGTTGAGAAGATCATTCCGACAGCGGCTACTGCGGATAAAAATGGATTTCTGCTTATCATATGACGGGCTCCTGACTGGAGTTGTTAAGCTTGCAGGTGTGACGCCGCGCGATCGCCACGTCACAACACGCAATATCAGGGTTTTTGCGCTTCCTGCGGTACATTGCGGAAACTGATAGCCAGACGGTTATAGGCGTTGATTAAGCCTATCGCCATCGTCAAATCCGCCAGTTCCTTATCTTCGAAAACGGCAGATGCCGCCGCAAAGGCTTCATCCGGAACATGCGTTTCAGAAACCCGGGTGACGGTCTCGGCCCAGGACAGCGCCGCCTTTTCACGCGCGGTAAAGACCTCTCCGGCTTCCTCCCAGACTTGCACCAAAGCAAGTTTGACGGGGCTGAGACCTTTCTTCAGGAGATCGCGTGTGTGCATATCCAGGCAATAAGCGCAGCCGTTAATTTGGCTGACGCGCAAATTAACCAGTTCCACGAGCGTATTCTCCAGGCCACATTGCGCGACGTAGGCATAAACCCCACCGAGCGCTTTAACCCCTGCCGGAGAAGTTTTAGTATAATCAATGCGTTGACTCATTTTTTATTTCCTTTATCGTTGAAACTGAGTCAAGCATAACAGCTGGATTTACACTTAAAAGAACCAAAAAACGAAGATTTTGCTGTACCACGCATCCGGGATGGCTAAAACATGCTGACCAGAGATGCCTCTGCTATTTCAAGTACACCTGCTGATTAATGGAGCGATATATGAACAGACCCACTCTGGCGCTGACGATTGACCGTAACGCACGGATATCCATCGCCGAGCAGATCCGCCAGGGGATCACCGAAGCCATTGAGAGCGGTGTTCTTGCGCCAGGCACAAGGCTCCCTTCATGGATTGACCTTGCCATACAATTGGGTATCTCTCGCGGCACGGTTAAGACCGCCTATGAACGGTTATCCGATGAGCAACTTGTCGTGATGTCCCGCTCTCGTGGAACCTGCGTCGTGGATAATCTACCGCCGGGCAGGACGGCGAAAAAGGTGCCTGAATCCGTACCCACTTCAGAATTGTTTCAGGATTTTCTCTTTCCTACAGGCGATTTTCAGATGGGGATCCCTGCCGGCGATGTCTTTCCCGTCCCCCTCTTTTCACGCCTTTTTGCGGCGTCAGCCCGTCACGCCGTGCAGTCCAGACAATGCTATGGCGACCCCAGAGGGGAAAGCGAATTGCGCCGCGAAATCGCCGGTCAGCTCACCCTTTCCAGAGGAATCAAATGCCATCCTTCTCAAGTTTTCGTAACTGCCGGATTCACCGGAGGACTTGGCCTCATACTGCACGCGCTGTCTTTACGCGGGCACAAAGCCTGGGTGGAAAATCCTGGCTTTCCGCCGGCAAGAAAAGCCTTGAGCCTTGCGGGCCTGGCCACGGTACCTGTGCGGGTCGATTCCGAAGGGATGGATATAGAATATGGCATCCATCACGCGCCTGACGCGGCAATCGCGCTGGTCACCCCCGGGCAGCAAGCGCCCCTGGGGATGGCATTATCATTGGAACGGCGCCACCGTTTAATTGAGTGGGCCCACCAAAATGGCCGCTGGATCATCGAGGATGACTATCTGGGGGAGTTGCAGCTTAATCGCCGCGCGGCGCCAGCGCTGGCGTCACAGGATATTTATGGTCGGGTTATCCATATTGGATCATTCAGTAAAACCATTAGCCCGGCTCTACGCCTGGGGTTTGTCGTGGCGCCGCCATCGCTTGTCGAGACGGTTGCTGATGTCGCCGCCTCGCTTTCCCCCGCTCCGACTCCCGCGATCCAGATGGCGGTGCATGCCTTTTTGAGTGAGGGGCATTTTCTTCGGCATCTGCGAAAAATGAAAAGAGTTTACCATGCCAGAAGTACTGAACTTTCCCGCATAATGAAGGCGTTAGGCTACACCGTTCAGGTCCATGGTTTATCCGTTTTAATCAACCTGCCAGACGGCTCTCAGGATCGCACCATTGCGCATTACGCCTATAACTTTGGCCTGGCGCCATCCCCGCTTTCAGCCTGGTATCAGTCAGGGGTAGCGGAAAAGTCCGGTCTGTTGCTTGGCGTATCAGGCAAGGAAGGCGAATCACTCCTCCATGCCTGCGAGCGGCTGGATCGATTGATCCGTAAACTCGCTTAACGGCCCCCTTGCGATTCTCGCGCTTTCCTCTTCCGCTTGTCTCGCTCTGGTACACAAAAATCATTCGTTTTTGGTTCTTTTTAAGATCTTACTCTCTTTCTATCCTGTAGGGGTCAGTCAGCATTGCCGGGTACACAACCGTGTCCGGCTGTACTCATAAGGCATCGGAGGAGAAGTATGAGAATTTTAATTGCAGGCGCAACGGGGGCAATCGGGCTGCCAATGACAAGGGTGCTCTGCGCCCTTGGACATCAAGTCGCAGGCTTGACGCGTCAAGGAAAAGGTATCGCCCAACTCCATGAACTCGGCGCCGAAGCGCTGTGTGTGGATGCGATGGATTCACATGCGGTGCGCGAAGCTGTCGAAAAGTTTCAGCCTGATACGATTATCGATCAACTGACATTGCTGCCGGCTAATCCTGCCGACATTATCCGCTCGATCCCCGCGGATACGGCTTTACACAAAGTGGCCGGACATCATTTACTTGAAGCGGCGAAAGCCTGCGGCATCAGCCGTTATATTCTTCAGTCCCGTGGCTTTTATCTTGATGCGGCGGCCGGAAAACTGGCCAGTGAAAGTGCCGCCCTGCGGATCCAGGCGCCGGGGGTGATCGGGGAAAGCTGTAACGTATTGTCTGACTATGAAAACGCCGTCAGGATGCTTCCCGGGATCGCAGGGGTGGTGCTGCGTTACGGATTCTTCTATGGCCCTGGCACCTGGTATCGACCAGAAGGCGCCATCGCCGAACAGGCTCGCAATGGCGAAAGCGTCATTTTTGGCGAAGGTAATGCAGTCTGGTCTTTCGTGCATATTGACGATGCCATTGCCGCCACCATTGCGGCGCTGGGATCCGAACCTGGTACCTATAATATTGTCGATGATAATCCGCTTCCGGTGAATCAGTGGCTTCCTGAGTTTAACCGTTGGGTCGGCGCGCCTGAACCTACGCGGTTGAGTGCCGCAGACGCGCTATCGCTCGCGGGTGAAGAAGGACTCTACTATCACACCGCCCTGACCGGAGCGTCCAACCAGGCCGCGAAAGAAAAACTCGGTTTTTCACCTCGCCCTCTGATCTGGCACCGCCAGTCCTGAATACGATACGGTGCGGCGCAGCCGCACCGTACTGTGACAATATCAACAGGTATCAAAAGAAATGAGCCATCGGGATAAACAGTATTTTGATTTTATGCTTGGTGATAATCGATTATTACGCGCATCTTTAATACCTCGCCATGACGGGAGCTATAGTCCGCACCTCTCGGAAATTGTCGATATCCCCCATCCGGCAGACGATATTCCGCTGACCCCGGTCCCCTGTGAACAAGGCAGCGGCCAGTACGAGGCCTTCATGCAACTGTTAGGGGTGGTTCTGTGGAAAATTTCAAAGACAGCAACACGACTAGAGTCTGTCATCATCAGAGCGGGTGTAGATGACGATGGCGAGAAGACGCTGCTGAAGATCACCCATCATTTTGCCCCCGGGGTGATGGTAAGCCGGGGGCGCGTCGCTGACGTAGTAAGCGTACGGCGAGAACCGTATTGACGAAGTGAGTGACATTTCAAACGGGCTAAATCGGGTGACTTTGTAATCTTGCAATAACACACTTGCAGTTACCCTGTCACGTCAATCCACTCCGCTCCGGTGATGCTGGCCAGCCGTTGCGGCGCAATTCTCACGCCTGAGTTATCACTGCCGCCTGCCGGAAGCACTTCACTGTAGCTGCACAGGCTGCGATCGCAGTAAACTCTCACCGTTGCCGGTGCGGCAAAGGGGCAAACGCCGCCGGGCGGATAGCCGGTCAGCGCCTCCACCTCCTCCGCCGGCAGCATGCGTGCCTTTACGCCAAAGAATTGCTTGTACTTCTTGTTATCGATTCTGGCGGTTCCCGCCATCACCAGCAGCACCACGCCATCGTTCACGCGAAACGACAGCGTCTTGGCGATCTGCCCGCCCTCCACGCCAAAGGCTTCCGCCGCCAGCGCTACCGTCGCGGTATTCTGTGTCAGCACCGTCACCGCCGTTTCCGGCGCGTGCTCGGCCAGAAAACGCTGAACGCGTTCTATGCTCATGCTCCTTCCTCCTGATATTGCTAAGCCATTGATAATGCCGCAGTGATGGTTTCGGTTTTAACATCGCATGCTAAAAATGAGAATCAAAATTGTTCAAATCGCTGGATCTGAACAAAGCTTTAAGGGGCCAATGGCCTTTTTACCCATCATTTTTCATGGAGATGCCTGCATGACCACGCAAACGACAGCAAGGCCCTCAGCGGCCGCAGTGGCCGTCTATGAATGGCTCAACCCGATACCTTATGGATTTTTCACCGCGGCGCTCATTTTCGACATCATTTATGCCTGCACTGCCAATATTCAGTGGGTTAATGGCGCCAGCTGGCTAATCGCCATCGGCCTGATTTTTGCCATCATTCCTCGCCTGATTAACCTGGTGCAAGTATGGTTCGGCAGCGCTCGGCTGCTGGGTTCGTCGGTCAAACTCCATTTCTGGCTGAACCTGTTGGCCATCGTTCTCGCCATTATCAACGCTTTCGTGCATAGCCGGGATGCGTATGCCGTGGTGCCGCAAGGCCTGGTGCTGTCTGCGATCGTGGTCGCGCTGCTCAGCCTGGCGAATATTCTGCTGGCCCTTGGCGCCCGCGCAAAATAAGGAGGTTTTCATGAAGCTCTCATCTCTGGCGCTCACCCTTTCCGCCGTATTGACCTTGGCCGGCTGCGATAACAGTGCCGTCATTTCGCCGGAACAACAAATGGGGCCGGATCCGGCGTTGCCGGCGGCGCAAGATTTCCTGATGCCGCCGATGCAGGTGCCAAAGGGCGTGGGCTGGCAGCAAAACCAGATGCCGAAAGTCGCCGAAGGCTTGAAAATCGACAAGGTGGCAGACGGTTTGCTGCACCCGCGTCAGTTGCTGACCCTGCCCAACGGCGATGTGTTGGTGGTGGAGGCCAACGGGCCGGGCACCGAAGCGGTCAGCACACCCAAGCAGCTGATCGCCGGGCTGGTTAAGGGTCAGTCAGGTAAAGGGGGAAAAGGCGGTAACCGCATCACCCTGTTGCGCCCCACCGCCGACGGCAGCTGGGAAAAGCATGTCTTCCTCGAGGGGCTCGATTCTCCGTTCGGCGTTCAGCTGATTGGCAACACCCTGTATGTGGCCAACACCGGCAATATCATGCAGTACGCCTATCAGCCGGGCGAAACGCGCATCAGCGATCCGGGTAAAGAGCTGGCCGATCTGCCGGACACCATCAACCATCATTGGACCAAGGCCCTGCTGGCCAGCCCGGACGGTAAAAAGCTGTATGTCGGCGTTGGATCCAACAGCAACATCACCGAAAACGGCCTGGCCGTAGAGTACCGGCGCGCCGCGGTATTGGAAGTGGACACCGCCTCCGGCGCCAGCCGCATCTTCGCCAGCGGCCTGCGCAACCCGACCGGGCTGCAGTGGGAACCGCACAGCGGCAAGCTGTGGGCCATCGTCAACGAGCGTGACGAGATCGGCGCCGATCTGGTGCCGGACTACCTGACCTCGGTACAGGACGGCGGCTTCTACGGCTGGCCTTACAGCTATTTCGGCCAGCACGTCGATCGTCGGGTGCAGCCGGCGCGGCCGGATCTGGTGGCGAAAGCCATCAAGCCGGACTACGCCCTCAGCTCGCACGTCGCGCCGCTGGGGCTGTTGTTCTACACCGCGAGCGCTCTGCCGGCCGACTATCGCGGCGGCGCCTTTGTCAGTGAGCACGGCAGTTGGGATCGCTCGCCGCTGAACGGCTACCGGGTCAGCTACGTGGCGTTCGAACAAGGCAAGCCGGTCGGTAAACTCAAAGCGGTGGTCACCGGCTTTGTCTCCGACGACGAGAAGGAACTCTATGGCGCACCGGTTGGATTAGCGGTCGACAAGGCCGGCGCCCTGCTGATTGCGGATGACGTGGGCAACACCGTTTGGCGCGTCAGCGCTAAATAACGTTAACGTGCAGGTTCCGATGAACCTGCACGTGACATTGTCACTTGATGCTTTGCGCCAACCAGACCGTTCTTCCCCCGCAGGCGGGATCTTCCACCACATGATCGACCACGCGGAAGCCGTTCTCCTGCAGCAGGCGCGTATACTCCTCCGGCGCCAGGCTGGCGTGAAACAGCGGCTGGCCGTCGAAATTGCCGATCGCCACGCCGTCTTCAGGGCCGCTGGTGAACATCAGTGCGGCATGCGGCTTGGCGTGCCGTCTGAACAGTAGAAACATGCGGCGCTGATCGTCGCGCGCCAGATGGAAGAAGCTGTCCCAGGCCAGCAGGCCGTCGAATCTTGTCGCCAGACTCAGCCGGCGCATGTCCATCTGCCGCCACTCCTGCTGTGGAAAACGCTGCCGGCAGCGCGCGATCATCGCCTGCGCGCCGTCGATGCCGGTGACTCGATACCCTTGTTCGATAAAATAGGCGGCGATCGGCGCGCCATTGCCGCAGCCGAGATCCAGCAGCCGCGCGTTGGCCGGGGTAAGCTGCAAAAAGCGGTCGAGCCACGGCCGCTCAAACAGCGTGGTGGGTCTGAGGCGTTCCCAGGCGGCGGCATGTTCGTCATAAAGCGAAATAATCGTGCTCGCCAGTTCTTCCGTCATTAATATTGTCCCCGTCACGTTAGTGGCGCAATAAAAATAGCCTTTGGTCAGAATTAAAGCGCTTATCCGATAATATATTCATCAACAGGCCGTTGACCAGAAATAAAAGGTTTTAACATTTCGACATAAACCAGTACAATTCCCTCCCCTGTGTTAACCCTTTTTTAGGTTGATTGTGTCGTTAATTCAGCCCTCTGCATCGCGAAATCGGGCCGCCGCCTGGTTAGGGATGTTTGCCATTCTGATGTTGTTCATTGCGCCGGTGATCTCGCGATCTCTGGAGCATGTACGCGCCGGAAGTGCTGGAACGGCCGTCATGGCGGATTGCGGCATGGATATGCCGATGCATCACGGGATGCGCTCGCCGTCGTCTGAACCTGAAAAAGCCTCGCCGCCGCTGATGCAGCACGGTGGCGGCCACCACAACATGGCGATGATGATGGACGACAGCGCCTGCGGCTACTGCGTGCTGTTGCTGCACGCGCCGCTGCTGGACGTGAGCCACGCCCCGCTGTTCTGGTCTCAGTCGCTGGCTTCGCGCCCGCCGCCGATCCGCTATCTCGTTCCCCTGTTTGCCCACGTCGTTCACACCGAATTACAGCCGCGCGCGCCCCCCCTCTCTTTCCTCTGATTTAACAATAAGCCCATTGCCGTTCTCTGTATTGCCGTTGATCGCTTCAACCCGGCGGAATTAATTCGCCCAACGATTAAGCACCGAGACGACATTATTAATCCGGTTATTTCCACGCTGATGGAATTAACCCCCGTATTTACCGATGGTGATTTTCGCCAGGCTGCCCCACGCCTGAATAATCCCTCGGCCAAGAACGGAAAAAGTTAGCTTAAGGAAAGATGATGTTTAAACCCGTTTATAAAAAGAACGCCGCCACCCGCGCCATCACCGCCGCCATGCCGCTGTTCCTGCTGGCTGGCCACGCGGCGCAGGCGCATCAGCACCCTGCCGACACACAGGTTAATGATGGCGACGTGATCACCGTCACCGCACCGCTCTACTCTCCGCTGACCATCGTGACGTCACCGAAAACTCCGCGTCAGCCGGTGCCGGCCAGCGATGGCTCGGACTACCTGAAAACCATTCCCGGCTTTTCTCAGATCCGCAACGGCGGCACCAACGGCGATCCGGTGTTCCGCGGCATGTTCGGTTCGCGGTTGAAGATCCTCACCGACGGTTCGGAAATGCTGGGCGCCTGTCCATCGAGAATGGATGCGCCCACTTCTTACATCTCGCCGGAGAGTTTCGATCTGTTGACCATCACCAAAGGGCCGCAGACGGTACTGTGGGGGCCGGGATCGTCGGCGGGCACCGTGCGTTTCGAACGTGAACGCCCACGCTTCGACAAGCCGGGCGTCAAGGGCAACGCCAGCGTGCTGACCGGCTCCAACGGCCGCTGGGACGAGAATATCGACGCCAGCCTCGGCGCCGAGCAAGGTTACTTGCGGGTGATGGCCAACAAATCTCGTTCCAACGATTATCAGGACGGCACCAATACGCGCGTGCCGTCGCGCTGGGACAAGTGGAACGGCGATCTGGCGCTCGGCTGGACGCCGGACAACGATACGCTGCTGGAAGTGACCATGGGCCGCGGCAACGGCGAAGCGCGCTATGCCGGCCGCAGCATGGACGGTTCGCAGTTCAAGCGCGAAAGCCTGGGCATGCGGGTGGAAAAATCCAACATCGGCGAGGTGCTG of the Serratia marcescens subsp. marcescens ATCC 13880 genome contains:
- a CDS encoding GrpB family protein; translated protein: MTERILAGMLTAIHQQELPAKPAIDILLEVESLAALDGLNDRMHDMRSTPRGENGIAGRRYYIKGNGNHAFTAGSEQVIRHLAFRDYLRKHHDVAQQYAAIKRQAAEDSRQNPAAYGRLKNEFVQRHEQLALRWPGWPQEKPQVIRPGRQNPHITT
- a CDS encoding VOC family protein; its protein translation is MFDHVKFGVSDFALSKAFFLNALAPLGVKIVAEGDPGYGIELCPERGNVSLCLFQTDEKPAHLHLAFAASSREQVDAFYHAALNAGGKDNGAPGLRPNYHAHYYAAFVIAPDGHNIEAVCHNPMD
- a CDS encoding GlxA family transcriptional regulator, translating into MRRVGFILTPGYSPMGFAVITAFEVANMVLPEPVYDIHLLSENGGALRTSAGFDVVTEAFTETHYDVLLFGASMEKATPDTIAFVRRAAPFARRVAAACIGTFLLAEAGMLDGHRATTHWMYARELKQRYPKIQVEEDRIFVCDGPYWTSAGMTAAIDLALALIESDLGPDITRSIARKLVLYHRRTGGQSQYSSLLELEPKTDRIQKVLTYARRNLDRRLNIEELADVANLSPRQFSRIFQAETGQSPARAVEYLRLESARAMLEESNSSLDEIARQTGFIDRERMRRAFIRTIGQPPQVIRRQVRHTEG
- a CDS encoding SDR family NAD(P)-dependent oxidoreductase, with the protein product MSTSSNGTALVTGASSGIGALYADRLAKRGYDLILVARNTDRLEQVAQRIRDTHHRQVRIIGADLGNPQELRHVEELLRNETSLTMLVNNAGFGAVTPLLDSNVDEMEAMINLNVTALMRLTYAAAPAMLARGTGTIINIASIVAISPETLNGIYGASKAFVLAFSHSLQHELGDKGIRVQAVLPGATATAFWNVPGVGGHENLPQSWVMKSEEMVDAALAGLDAGETVTIPPLQDGEEWNAWEAARRTMSQHLSTAQPAPRYRR
- a CDS encoding carboxymuconolactone decarboxylase family protein — its product is MGVRIDYTRTSSAGVQAFSAIDHYLCHCGLDERLRDLINLRVSQINGCAYCTDLHTRMLMKEGVGAEKLAALQGWVCTEGIFSLKERAALAWAEYMTLIAPSSNRREHVPDLRRYFSDEEVCDLTLAISLINAYNRLAISFRNIPQAVLEHQKS
- a CDS encoding cupin domain-containing protein, coding for MISRNPFLSAVAAVGMIFSTTVLAHGVEPQGQGETVKPNFSHAIPNIPGKSLTAVEVLYPAGAASASHTHAPSSFIYAYVVEGDIISQVEGQPERTYRAGESWYEDPGAHHVVSRNASKTKPAKLLAVFVVDTKDTQLTTPDSKP
- a CDS encoding carboxymuconolactone decarboxylase family protein produces the protein MSQRIDYTKTSPAGVKALGGVYAYVAQCGLENTLVELVNLRVSQINGCAYCLDMHTRDLLKKGLSPVKLALVQVWEEAGEVFTAREKAALSWAETVTRVSETHVPDEAFAAASAVFEDKELADLTMAIGLINAYNRLAISFRNVPQEAQKP
- a CDS encoding PLP-dependent aminotransferase family protein codes for the protein MNRPTLALTIDRNARISIAEQIRQGITEAIESGVLAPGTRLPSWIDLAIQLGISRGTVKTAYERLSDEQLVVMSRSRGTCVVDNLPPGRTAKKVPESVPTSELFQDFLFPTGDFQMGIPAGDVFPVPLFSRLFAASARHAVQSRQCYGDPRGESELRREIAGQLTLSRGIKCHPSQVFVTAGFTGGLGLILHALSLRGHKAWVENPGFPPARKALSLAGLATVPVRVDSEGMDIEYGIHHAPDAAIALVTPGQQAPLGMALSLERRHRLIEWAHQNGRWIIEDDYLGELQLNRRAAPALASQDIYGRVIHIGSFSKTISPALRLGFVVAPPSLVETVADVAASLSPAPTPAIQMAVHAFLSEGHFLRHLRKMKRVYHARSTELSRIMKALGYTVQVHGLSVLINLPDGSQDRTIAHYAYNFGLAPSPLSAWYQSGVAEKSGLLLGVSGKEGESLLHACERLDRLIRKLA
- a CDS encoding NAD-dependent epimerase/dehydratase family protein — its product is MRILIAGATGAIGLPMTRVLCALGHQVAGLTRQGKGIAQLHELGAEALCVDAMDSHAVREAVEKFQPDTIIDQLTLLPANPADIIRSIPADTALHKVAGHHLLEAAKACGISRYILQSRGFYLDAAAGKLASESAALRIQAPGVIGESCNVLSDYENAVRMLPGIAGVVLRYGFFYGPGTWYRPEGAIAEQARNGESVIFGEGNAVWSFVHIDDAIAATIAALGSEPGTYNIVDDNPLPVNQWLPEFNRWVGAPEPTRLSAADALSLAGEEGLYYHTALTGASNQAAKEKLGFSPRPLIWHRQS
- a CDS encoding YbaK/EbsC family protein; the protein is MSIERVQRFLAEHAPETAVTVLTQNTATVALAAEAFGVEGGQIAKTLSFRVNDGVVLLVMAGTARIDNKKYKQFFGVKARMLPAEEVEALTGYPPGGVCPFAAPATVRVYCDRSLCSYSEVLPAGGSDNSGVRIAPQRLASITGAEWIDVTG
- a CDS encoding DUF2231 domain-containing protein; protein product: MTTQTTARPSAAAVAVYEWLNPIPYGFFTAALIFDIIYACTANIQWVNGASWLIAIGLIFAIIPRLINLVQVWFGSARLLGSSVKLHFWLNLLAIVLAIINAFVHSRDAYAVVPQGLVLSAIVVALLSLANILLALGARAK